A region from the Desulfomonile tiedjei genome encodes:
- a CDS encoding ABC transporter substrate-binding protein, which translates to MNVKTATVLSLCSFCLLIWLGTAPAAEPIKLGAHAPQTGSLAKHGIEQIKGIRVGVEQFEKKSGLKVDLKVYDDESDPQKAISAVEKLAGVDKVDAITGGYGSNLVGPASEAAERYDTPYLTIGAVDSKLTAKKFKNFFRVNNMPGYAAAQSGAIKDLLGAKKVGILYNSQSATTEIAESVKEQLIAAGVAVPVFEKFEKGTTNFKPLLLKLRDTGCEVLLVEGYFPDYFGTLKDAKILKLPVKAYIGAWGIGTPEFIRELGPMSEYVYGTSVWEMGTAPQEAKEEEAAAVAAYKAKYNEEPSYIGMLGYLSAKYILEAVQKGGGESGAYSHEKTRNALRALDVVSPMGRVAFDDKGDPKHFVAILFQTQKGKQVVIYPKDRSTGKVQYPAVPWSPPGVAR; encoded by the coding sequence ATGAACGTGAAAACAGCTACCGTCCTCTCTCTGTGTTCTTTCTGTTTGCTCATCTGGCTGGGCACAGCTCCGGCAGCGGAGCCCATCAAATTGGGAGCGCACGCTCCACAAACGGGAAGCCTGGCCAAACATGGGATCGAGCAGATCAAGGGCATCCGCGTTGGAGTCGAGCAATTCGAGAAGAAATCCGGCCTCAAAGTTGACCTCAAGGTTTACGATGACGAGAGCGACCCTCAGAAGGCAATCTCGGCAGTGGAAAAACTGGCCGGCGTGGATAAGGTCGATGCGATTACCGGAGGATACGGATCGAATTTAGTGGGACCGGCTTCAGAGGCGGCGGAACGATATGATACACCGTACCTTACGATCGGAGCGGTGGACTCGAAGCTCACAGCCAAGAAATTCAAGAATTTCTTTCGCGTGAATAATATGCCCGGGTATGCCGCGGCACAGTCCGGCGCGATTAAGGACCTCCTGGGCGCCAAGAAAGTCGGCATTCTGTACAACAGCCAGTCCGCCACCACGGAAATCGCGGAGTCGGTCAAAGAACAACTGATCGCGGCGGGGGTAGCTGTGCCGGTGTTCGAAAAATTTGAAAAGGGCACGACCAATTTCAAGCCTCTCCTCCTCAAGCTAAGAGACACCGGATGCGAGGTGCTTCTCGTAGAAGGCTACTTCCCCGACTACTTTGGCACCCTTAAGGACGCCAAGATACTGAAACTGCCGGTAAAGGCCTACATCGGCGCATGGGGCATAGGCACTCCGGAGTTTATCCGGGAGCTTGGTCCCATGAGCGAATACGTTTACGGCACATCAGTGTGGGAAATGGGCACGGCTCCACAGGAGGCCAAGGAAGAAGAGGCTGCCGCGGTGGCGGCGTACAAGGCCAAGTACAATGAGGAACCATCGTATATCGGCATGCTGGGTTATCTTTCGGCCAAATACATCCTGGAGGCCGTTCAAAAAGGCGGGGGGGAGTCCGGGGCCTACAGCCATGAGAAGACCAGGAATGCCCTGCGAGCTTTGGACGTAGTTAGTCCCATGGGTCGTGTGGCCTTTGATGACAAGGGTGATCCAAAGCATTTCGTGGCCATCCTTTTTCAGACCCAGAAAGGAAAACAGGTCGTGATTTATCCCAAAGACCGATCCACAGGCAAGGTGCAATATCCTGCCGTGCCGTGGAGTCCGCCGGGGGTGGCACGTTGA
- a CDS encoding branched-chain amino acid ABC transporter permease, whose amino-acid sequence MRRLGKGMLTEKQAGALVMGIVLVIPFALSFNPYYLSIFIPAVVLGAVAIAWNLLAGVCGQVSFGHAAFFGIGAYASAILVTKAGWNPFAAMVAAGLCGSLSSLIIGLPAFRLRGPYFALAILGFAEVMKLIALNSTWLTEGSQGIFNIPPLPAIQLWGLNLEFFVSRTANYYVAALLMFAIYLAVYFLRRSNIGLAMAAVHGDEETAAGIGVPVVRTKAIALAVSALCTSVMGAFYAHYIRFLAPDSAFDGYWSIMPIVGSLFGGMTTLIGPMAGALVITGLDEFVFKRLFETGHKLFFGLLLVLVIVWAPSGLFGNRIRKSTHGAKT is encoded by the coding sequence GTGAGACGCTTAGGCAAGGGCATGTTAACGGAGAAACAGGCAGGCGCCTTGGTGATGGGAATCGTGCTGGTGATCCCTTTCGCCCTGTCTTTCAATCCTTACTACCTCAGCATCTTTATCCCCGCGGTTGTTTTGGGGGCCGTGGCCATAGCCTGGAACCTCTTGGCAGGAGTTTGCGGCCAGGTGTCGTTCGGGCACGCAGCCTTTTTCGGAATCGGCGCCTACGCCTCTGCAATTCTGGTGACCAAAGCCGGGTGGAACCCGTTTGCCGCCATGGTCGCGGCCGGGCTCTGCGGCTCGCTGAGTTCGCTGATTATCGGGCTCCCTGCCTTCCGGTTGCGAGGACCTTATTTCGCCTTGGCGATCCTAGGCTTCGCCGAGGTCATGAAATTGATTGCGCTGAATTCAACGTGGCTGACTGAAGGATCTCAGGGGATTTTCAATATCCCGCCGTTGCCGGCAATTCAGCTGTGGGGCTTGAACCTCGAATTCTTTGTTTCTCGCACCGCCAACTATTACGTGGCAGCGTTATTAATGTTTGCCATTTATCTGGCCGTGTATTTTCTGCGCCGATCCAACATTGGGTTGGCCATGGCGGCTGTTCATGGCGACGAAGAGACGGCAGCGGGGATTGGAGTGCCGGTGGTACGAACCAAAGCCATTGCCCTGGCTGTCTCCGCTTTGTGTACATCGGTGATGGGAGCTTTTTACGCTCATTACATCCGCTTTCTCGCACCGGATTCAGCATTTGACGGATACTGGTCCATCATGCCCATCGTCGGTTCGTTGTTCGGGGGTATGACTACACTAATAGGCCCCATGGCCGGGGCCTTGGTTATAACGGGTCTGGATGAGTTCGTATTCAAGAGACTGTTTGAAACCGGCCATAAGCTGTTTTTCGGCCTCCTGTTGGTCCTAGTGATTGTCTGGGCTCCGTCAGGTCTCTTTGGTAATCGCATTCGAAAGAGCACTCATGGAGCTAAAACATGA
- a CDS encoding sigma 54-interacting transcriptional regulator, translated as MSELPHRNAPPELLEALLDNPHESQILIDAQGIVRYISTTDEAFYQISRKEAVGRHILELNPNSELPRVLKTGRAEIGRLFRLGDKERIVARIPLRDQKGNVVGAVGKLMFWNPEKVKELVRQVEVLQSRLDYYEKELQQVYRSRYSLEWVVGESAPMQEAKQIATQAAASDLPVLITGETGTGKEIFAHAIHQVSARRDRPLVRVNCAAIPSELFESELFGYEAGAFTGASPKGKPGKFELADKSTIFLDEVGELPMPLQVKLLRVLQEREVERIGGTRSLKLDFRVIAATNRDLKAMLARGEFRQDLYYRLNIFLLKTPPLRQIKSDIPRLAYHLLSRVLNQVTLPRRIEPEAMRRLVAYDWPGNVRELRNVLERAASVAQEGVILEEHLPMEIRDDQGMTLIDAALPTLKDEIAQAECRAIRRALSMTGGNRTEAARQLGIHRTGLYQKMRHYGLDGKPKR; from the coding sequence ATGTCAGAGTTGCCACACCGAAACGCACCACCGGAACTCCTCGAAGCATTGTTGGATAATCCTCACGAATCCCAAATCCTTATCGATGCCCAGGGCATTGTCCGGTACATAAGCACCACGGATGAAGCCTTTTACCAAATATCCCGTAAAGAAGCCGTTGGTCGCCACATCCTGGAACTCAATCCAAACAGTGAGCTTCCGCGAGTTCTCAAAACAGGTAGGGCCGAGATTGGCCGATTGTTCCGATTGGGGGATAAGGAGCGCATCGTTGCACGCATACCTCTTCGAGATCAGAAGGGGAATGTTGTTGGCGCTGTCGGCAAACTCATGTTTTGGAACCCGGAGAAAGTCAAGGAATTGGTGCGGCAGGTGGAGGTGCTGCAGAGCCGCTTGGACTATTATGAAAAGGAGCTTCAGCAGGTCTATCGGAGTCGCTATTCCCTGGAGTGGGTGGTGGGTGAATCCGCTCCAATGCAAGAGGCCAAACAGATCGCTACTCAGGCTGCGGCTTCCGACCTGCCGGTTTTGATAACCGGAGAGACCGGGACCGGCAAAGAGATCTTTGCACATGCCATACACCAGGTTAGCGCTCGGCGTGACCGGCCGTTGGTACGTGTGAACTGCGCGGCAATCCCCAGCGAACTCTTTGAATCCGAGCTATTCGGCTATGAGGCCGGCGCGTTTACGGGAGCAAGCCCAAAAGGCAAACCGGGCAAGTTCGAACTGGCTGACAAGAGCACGATATTCCTCGATGAGGTGGGAGAGCTTCCTATGCCCTTGCAGGTCAAGCTCCTGCGGGTCCTTCAGGAGCGCGAGGTGGAACGCATAGGTGGCACCCGGTCTCTCAAGTTGGATTTCCGGGTTATTGCCGCGACCAACCGAGATCTCAAAGCTATGTTGGCTCGAGGCGAATTCCGGCAAGACCTTTACTACCGATTGAATATTTTTCTCCTCAAGACCCCGCCACTTCGACAGATTAAATCGGATATCCCACGGCTCGCCTACCATCTTCTTTCCCGCGTGCTCAACCAGGTCACACTTCCCCGTCGCATCGAACCGGAGGCAATGCGCAGGTTGGTAGCATACGATTGGCCGGGGAACGTGCGCGAGCTGAGAAATGTATTGGAGCGGGCGGCATCAGTGGCTCAGGAGGGGGTCATTTTGGAGGAACACCTGCCCATGGAAATACGCGATGATCAGGGGATGACCCTTATCGACGCGGCTCTTCCCACCTTGAAGGATGAAATAGCTCAGGCAGAATGCCGGGCCATTCGTCGCGCCCTGAGCATGACAGGGGGTAACCGCACCGAGGCCGCGCGCCAACTGGGCATACACCGGACGGGCTTGTATCAGAAGATGCGGCATTACGGTCTTGACGGCAAACCGAAGCGCTGA
- a CDS encoding acyl-CoA dehydrogenase family protein, whose translation MDFEIPENLRMMVDTVRRFVKQDLEPISRQVEEEDRIPDDVIQTMRELGLFGLAIPEEYDGLGLGCLGECLVYEELGKVNACFRTRVGTNNGIGSQGIILDGTPDQKQKYLPKLASGEWIGCFALTEPEAGSDAANIKTTAELDGDHWVLNGRKHFITNGNIADVATVFALTDRAKRAKGGITAFIVEKTFPGFYVGTIERKMGMRGSHTCELIFDNCQVPKENVIGGEAKIGQGFKTAMKTLDKGRLTMGASSLGSAQRLLELSIDYAKQRVQFGQPIANFQSIQTMLADMATEIYAARQMVYHAAWLRDKTGVAVVKEAAMVKLFGTEMANRVADMAVQIHGGMGYMKDYPVERFYRDLRLTRIYEGTSEIQRLVIARELLKD comes from the coding sequence ATGGACTTTGAGATACCGGAAAATCTGCGCATGATGGTAGACACGGTCCGGCGCTTCGTGAAGCAGGATTTAGAGCCGATTAGCAGGCAAGTAGAAGAAGAAGATCGCATCCCGGACGATGTGATCCAAACGATGCGTGAACTAGGCCTCTTCGGCTTGGCTATACCTGAAGAATACGACGGACTGGGACTGGGGTGCCTGGGCGAATGTTTGGTTTATGAGGAGTTGGGCAAAGTCAATGCCTGCTTTCGAACCCGCGTGGGCACCAACAATGGTATTGGCTCCCAGGGCATCATTTTGGACGGCACACCCGATCAGAAACAAAAATATCTGCCCAAGCTTGCGTCGGGGGAATGGATCGGATGCTTCGCGTTGACCGAACCTGAAGCCGGTTCCGATGCAGCCAACATAAAAACTACAGCGGAACTCGATGGTGACCACTGGGTGCTCAATGGTCGAAAACACTTTATAACGAACGGCAATATCGCTGATGTGGCCACTGTTTTCGCACTCACGGACCGAGCCAAGAGAGCTAAAGGCGGCATTACGGCATTCATTGTAGAAAAGACGTTCCCCGGTTTCTATGTAGGCACCATCGAGAGAAAGATGGGCATGAGAGGTTCGCATACGTGCGAACTCATTTTCGACAACTGTCAGGTTCCCAAAGAAAACGTCATTGGCGGAGAGGCAAAAATAGGCCAAGGTTTCAAGACCGCCATGAAGACCTTGGACAAGGGAAGGCTCACTATGGGGGCCTCGTCTCTGGGATCCGCTCAAAGACTTTTGGAACTGTCGATTGATTACGCGAAGCAGCGTGTACAATTCGGACAGCCCATTGCCAACTTTCAATCCATCCAAACGATGCTGGCCGATATGGCGACTGAGATATATGCAGCTCGCCAGATGGTTTACCACGCGGCCTGGCTTAGAGACAAGACCGGCGTGGCCGTGGTAAAGGAAGCAGCCATGGTCAAGCTTTTCGGCACTGAAATGGCCAACAGGGTTGCTGACATGGCTGTTCAGATTCACGGCGGCATGGGTTACATGAAGGATTACCCGGTGGAGCGCTTCTACCGCGACCTTAGGCTGACTCGTATCTATGAAGGAACGAGCGAGATCCAACGTCTTGTAATTGCCCGCGAACTTCTCAAGGATTAA
- a CDS encoding 3-hydroxyacyl-CoA dehydrogenase family protein, which yields MVIRKVCVIGAGLMGSGIAQVCASAGLEVILCDVSREAVERALKNIAWSAGKFVEKQKIEGPLDAIMARITPSDDLAMAAQADLCIEAVFEKIDLKQEVFGKLAAVVKPETILASNTSAIPISSIAAGVPNPERVLGIHFFSPVPMMEAVEVVKSQFTSDEVFAQGKSFVESIGKEPILVHKDVPGFLINRINFPAIVEAMRLVEAGVGTVEDIDKGLRLASGRRMGIFETGDMVGLDVTCGALTAIYEETKDPRWFPPAILRRKVMAGQLGRKTGKGWYEYNADGSRKGPAK from the coding sequence ATGGTCATCAGAAAAGTTTGTGTCATCGGTGCCGGCTTAATGGGTTCCGGAATTGCCCAGGTCTGTGCCAGCGCCGGACTGGAAGTGATTCTGTGTGACGTGTCCCGCGAAGCAGTGGAGCGGGCGCTCAAGAATATTGCCTGGTCAGCGGGAAAGTTTGTGGAAAAGCAGAAGATCGAGGGTCCGCTGGATGCCATAATGGCCCGCATTACCCCGAGTGATGACTTAGCAATGGCCGCGCAAGCGGACCTTTGCATTGAAGCGGTTTTTGAGAAGATCGATCTGAAGCAGGAAGTTTTTGGGAAACTGGCTGCCGTGGTGAAGCCGGAGACCATACTGGCCAGCAACACCAGCGCCATTCCCATCAGCAGCATCGCTGCCGGGGTCCCAAATCCGGAAAGAGTTTTGGGGATTCATTTCTTCAGCCCCGTTCCCATGATGGAGGCCGTGGAGGTGGTGAAAAGCCAATTCACCAGCGATGAAGTCTTCGCTCAAGGCAAATCCTTTGTTGAGTCAATCGGCAAAGAGCCGATCCTTGTTCACAAAGATGTGCCGGGTTTTCTCATCAACCGGATCAATTTTCCCGCGATTGTCGAGGCCATGCGACTGGTAGAGGCGGGAGTGGGAACAGTCGAGGATATTGACAAAGGACTGCGATTGGCTTCGGGACGAAGGATGGGGATTTTCGAGACCGGTGACATGGTGGGCCTGGATGTGACCTGTGGGGCTCTAACTGCGATCTATGAAGAAACCAAGGACCCCCGATGGTTCCCGCCGGCGATACTCCGGCGCAAGGTAATGGCGGGACAACTCGGCCGAAAGACCGGTAAAGGGTGGTACGAGTATAACGCCGACGGCTCTCGAAAAGGGCCGGCCAAGTAA
- a CDS encoding TetR/AcrR family transcriptional regulator: MTKQDSAKENNSDKKKRLLALARNLFWQKGYNSVSMKDLARAFGCQPANLYNYFDTKESILFEVLREEMEQIIQPISHLEEQEDGDPVEQLSFIIACHLKVTLSHRRSGKTLFDVALDSLSSANRAVIVSMRDTYDRVIRRVVKRGQEKGVFLPCDEKLVGFMVSSMITRTRIWFQPDRGATMDELADFIFRFVMTGIQATNGAEKGALWHSPRNV, translated from the coding sequence ATGACCAAACAGGACAGTGCCAAAGAAAATAACAGCGACAAAAAGAAGAGACTGTTGGCTCTGGCGCGTAATCTGTTTTGGCAAAAGGGCTATAATTCGGTCAGCATGAAGGACCTGGCTCGCGCATTTGGATGTCAACCGGCCAATCTCTACAATTACTTCGACACCAAAGAATCTATTCTCTTCGAAGTGCTCCGGGAAGAAATGGAGCAGATAATCCAACCTATTTCGCACCTTGAAGAACAGGAAGACGGTGATCCGGTCGAACAACTGAGCTTTATCATCGCCTGTCATCTCAAGGTTACTCTGAGTCATCGCAGGTCCGGGAAGACGCTGTTTGACGTGGCCTTGGACAGTTTGTCATCGGCTAACCGAGCGGTAATAGTGTCCATGCGCGACACATACGACCGCGTAATTAGAAGAGTAGTCAAGAGGGGACAGGAGAAGGGTGTTTTCCTGCCATGCGATGAGAAGTTGGTGGGTTTTATGGTTTCGTCCATGATTACTCGTACCCGGATATGGTTCCAGCCTGACAGGGGAGCCACAATGGACGAACTGGCTGACTTCATTTTTCGATTTGTCATGACGGGAATTCAGGCCACGAATGGAGCGGAAAAAGGCGCTCTGTGGCACTCCCCGAGAAACGTTTGA
- a CDS encoding ABC transporter ATP-binding protein, giving the protein MTGILEAVSTTRAATSDSAVPVIEVRGLSKNFGGLRALSSVSFKVRAGEIAAVIGPNGAGKTTLFAVLSGFLPPSGGEICFEGNSVTGLRPRRLCHAGIARTFQVVRPFHEMTVFENVKAASVFGDSTKRSNSVIQREVNDILKNTGLAALADLYPPSLSLPHRKRLEVARAMATRPKLLLLDEVLAGLNPMEVKESMPLIKSLNVDHRITILMIEHNLRAIMGVCSRILVLNFGRLIFDGPSEDAVRDDGVIQAYLGRPKDA; this is encoded by the coding sequence ATGACAGGAATTCTAGAGGCCGTTTCCACCACAAGGGCTGCCACGAGCGACAGCGCTGTTCCCGTCATAGAGGTTCGCGGGCTTTCCAAAAACTTTGGCGGACTCCGAGCCCTGTCTTCGGTTTCATTCAAAGTGCGGGCGGGAGAAATCGCCGCTGTCATAGGGCCCAACGGGGCCGGTAAGACGACCCTTTTCGCGGTACTCAGCGGTTTCCTTCCACCGTCCGGCGGAGAGATCTGTTTTGAGGGAAATTCGGTTACAGGTCTCCGTCCGCGGCGACTCTGTCACGCAGGCATTGCCCGAACGTTCCAGGTGGTGAGGCCGTTCCACGAAATGACCGTGTTTGAGAACGTTAAAGCCGCCTCGGTATTCGGGGACAGTACGAAACGTTCGAACAGCGTCATCCAGCGGGAGGTTAACGACATTTTGAAGAATACCGGGCTCGCCGCGTTGGCGGATCTGTACCCTCCATCTCTAAGTTTGCCACACCGTAAGAGGCTGGAGGTGGCTCGAGCTATGGCTACACGGCCGAAGCTCCTGCTCCTCGATGAGGTTTTGGCAGGGCTGAATCCTATGGAAGTCAAGGAGTCCATGCCGTTAATAAAGTCACTAAACGTAGACCACAGGATCACGATCTTGATGATCGAGCACAACCTGCGGGCAATAATGGGGGTGTGCAGTAGAATTTTGGTGCTGAACTTCGGCCGACTGATATTTGACGGGCCCTCCGAGGATGCAGTCCGGGATGACGGGGTGATCCAAGCCTACCTTGGGAGGCCCAAGGATGCTTAA
- a CDS encoding branched-chain amino acid ABC transporter permease: protein MISLASIAQSVLSGLLEGVNYALYCLGLAFVFGIMRIINLAHGEFLVLGGYIGYWLLVLWGVNPLLAMPVAAAASGAVAFLSYRIFLQRIRTTSELNTLILTFGLGIFLANLFLELWTADIRHLGVDWLEEALVFLGVYVSVGEIFTSVIALVAIFGLHFFLTRSKTGLAIRVTAIDRDAAALAGINVGRVDLIAFSIGGLLAGLSGPLLGLLTHISPGAGVAVTIKAFILTVLAGVGSVLGLLVAGIILGVGEAMTVTFTNASYRELFGFVLFLVILLIRPSGLFGKRL from the coding sequence TTGATCTCTCTGGCTTCAATCGCCCAATCCGTGCTTTCCGGGCTGCTTGAAGGCGTCAACTACGCGCTCTATTGCCTTGGGCTTGCCTTCGTGTTCGGGATTATGCGGATCATCAATCTGGCCCACGGGGAATTCCTGGTGCTGGGCGGATACATAGGCTATTGGCTCCTGGTGCTATGGGGAGTAAATCCGCTGCTTGCGATGCCCGTCGCGGCCGCGGCCTCGGGAGCCGTAGCTTTCCTGAGCTACCGTATATTCCTGCAGAGGATTCGCACGACCTCAGAACTTAACACCCTGATCTTAACGTTTGGGCTCGGCATTTTTCTGGCCAACCTCTTCCTCGAGTTATGGACCGCTGACATCCGCCACCTCGGGGTGGATTGGCTGGAAGAGGCTCTGGTATTCCTGGGCGTGTACGTGAGTGTAGGTGAGATTTTCACTTCCGTCATCGCTCTGGTGGCCATCTTTGGCCTGCATTTTTTCCTGACTCGGAGCAAAACCGGCCTGGCCATCCGAGTCACGGCCATCGATCGCGATGCCGCGGCTTTGGCCGGAATAAATGTGGGACGAGTCGATTTGATTGCCTTCAGCATCGGAGGGCTCTTGGCCGGTTTGAGCGGACCTCTTCTGGGACTGCTCACGCACATTAGTCCTGGAGCGGGAGTGGCCGTGACAATAAAGGCTTTCATCTTGACCGTCTTGGCCGGAGTCGGCTCGGTGCTGGGACTTCTCGTGGCGGGAATCATTTTGGGGGTCGGCGAGGCCATGACCGTTACTTTTACGAATGCTTCTTATCGAGAACTCTTCGGTTTCGTCCTCTTTCTTGTAATTTTGCTGATCCGTCCGTCAGGTCTCTTTGGCAAGAGGTTGTAA
- a CDS encoding 4-hydroxybutyryl-CoA dehydratase: MALKTGRQYIESVESLELDANVLGEKTDKLGEHGLVGPSREAVAFTYDAAHDKQSRELLRSYSHLCREEVNRFTHLHTSVEDLVAKVKMQRYCGSMTGCCFQRCVGLDAANAVYSTTFECDRKHGTRFHDRFSNYWTWVQQEDLVVDGAMTDPKGDRSRRPKDQVDPDLFLRVKERRSGGVVISGAKLHQTGMLNSHEILVMPTMSLRSGEEPWAICCAVPTNAQGVRYIYGRQASDTRKLEQHKLDVGNPTFGGQEVMTVFEDVFVPEDRVFLDGQVDFAGTLVERFASYHRQSYGGCKVGVGDVLIGATALIARMNGVDSAGHIREKLVEMVHLNETLYSCGLACSTQGQATPAGNFQVDLLLANVCKLNVTRFPYEIARLATDVAGGLLGTMPSAADFNDPEVGPYIKKYLAANPEYQVVDRMKVLRLIENLTAGAGAVGYLIESMHGAGPPAAQRIMIARQAGLDEKARQVMKLLSIPEQ; this comes from the coding sequence ATGGCTCTTAAAACCGGTAGGCAGTACATCGAATCCGTAGAATCACTCGAGCTTGATGCCAACGTGCTGGGAGAAAAGACCGACAAGTTGGGCGAGCATGGGCTTGTAGGGCCTTCCAGGGAGGCCGTAGCTTTCACCTACGATGCGGCCCATGACAAGCAGAGCCGGGAACTGCTGCGGTCATATTCGCATTTGTGCCGGGAGGAAGTGAACCGATTCACGCACTTGCACACAAGCGTGGAGGACCTCGTTGCCAAAGTCAAAATGCAGCGCTACTGCGGGTCCATGACCGGCTGCTGCTTCCAGCGGTGCGTAGGGTTGGACGCGGCCAACGCGGTGTACAGCACGACTTTCGAGTGCGACCGCAAGCACGGCACCCGCTTTCATGACCGGTTTAGTAATTATTGGACGTGGGTACAGCAGGAAGACCTCGTGGTGGACGGCGCCATGACCGATCCCAAGGGCGACCGGAGCCGACGGCCAAAGGACCAAGTAGATCCGGACCTTTTCCTGAGGGTCAAAGAGCGACGGAGCGGCGGGGTGGTCATTAGTGGGGCCAAGCTGCATCAAACGGGAATGCTCAACTCACACGAGATTCTCGTCATGCCTACCATGAGCCTTCGCTCTGGTGAAGAGCCCTGGGCCATTTGTTGCGCTGTGCCCACCAACGCCCAGGGAGTGCGCTACATCTACGGCCGCCAGGCCAGCGACACCCGGAAGTTGGAACAACACAAGCTTGACGTTGGCAATCCCACCTTCGGCGGACAGGAAGTGATGACCGTTTTCGAGGACGTATTCGTCCCTGAAGATCGCGTATTCCTGGACGGCCAGGTGGATTTCGCTGGTACTCTCGTGGAGCGTTTCGCCTCATATCATCGCCAGAGCTACGGAGGCTGCAAGGTCGGCGTGGGAGATGTGCTCATTGGAGCCACGGCCTTAATCGCACGCATGAATGGCGTGGACAGTGCCGGCCACATCCGTGAAAAGCTTGTGGAGATGGTTCACCTGAACGAAACTCTTTACTCTTGTGGCCTGGCCTGCTCCACTCAGGGCCAAGCCACTCCAGCGGGCAATTTCCAGGTCGATCTGCTGCTCGCAAATGTTTGCAAGCTGAACGTCACCCGTTTCCCCTACGAGATAGCTCGTTTGGCAACCGACGTTGCCGGCGGTCTGCTCGGCACCATGCCGTCGGCCGCGGACTTTAACGATCCCGAGGTTGGACCGTATATCAAGAAGTACCTGGCGGCCAACCCCGAGTACCAGGTAGTGGACCGCATGAAGGTGCTGCGATTAATTGAGAACCTTACTGCCGGAGCCGGTGCGGTGGGTTACCTTATCGAGTCGATGCATGGGGCAGGCCCACCTGCCGCGCAGAGAATCATGATCGCTAGGCAGGCCGGGCTGGACGAAAAGGCGCGGCAAGTGATGAAGCTCCTATCCATACCGGAGCAATGA
- a CDS encoding ABC transporter ATP-binding protein: MLKVKDLTVKYGDAQVLSGISFEAARGKITCVLGPNGAGKTTLLRSITGLVPAVSGRIFFEGNEIRGRLTHDLVRKGLIMVPEGRRLWPSLTVAETLHMGAYLINDPVMVEDRMSFVFQLFPHLDSRKSQLCGTLSGGEQQMVAIGRGLMGSPKLLLLDEPSLGLAPLIVNEVFEAIEKIVETGTTILLVEQNVQVALTAAARGYVLETGAIVLEGDAAALRENPHVKEAYLGL, translated from the coding sequence ATGCTTAAGGTAAAAGATCTCACTGTAAAGTACGGGGATGCCCAGGTCCTGTCCGGGATAAGCTTTGAAGCGGCCCGGGGCAAGATTACATGCGTACTCGGCCCCAACGGCGCGGGAAAGACTACGCTCCTGAGATCTATAACGGGCCTTGTGCCGGCAGTTTCAGGCCGAATCTTTTTCGAGGGAAACGAAATAAGAGGCAGGCTGACCCACGATCTTGTCCGAAAAGGCCTGATCATGGTCCCGGAAGGCAGAAGACTGTGGCCTTCGCTCACTGTTGCAGAAACCCTTCACATGGGCGCTTACTTGATCAACGATCCGGTAATGGTGGAAGACAGGATGTCATTTGTCTTCCAACTGTTTCCCCACCTGGACTCTCGAAAATCTCAGCTTTGTGGGACCCTTTCCGGAGGTGAACAGCAGATGGTGGCCATTGGTAGAGGGCTGATGGGGTCTCCGAAGCTCCTCTTGCTTGACGAGCCCTCGCTGGGGTTGGCACCGTTAATTGTGAACGAAGTGTTTGAAGCAATTGAAAAAATCGTCGAAACAGGCACGACCATTCTTCTCGTTGAACAGAACGTCCAGGTGGCGCTAACAGCGGCGGCACGCGGCTATGTGTTGGAAACAGGCGCTATCGTCCTGGAGGGCGACGCAGCGGCTCTCCGGGAAAACCCCCACGTCAAGGAGGCCTACCTCGGTTTATGA